The region CGCTCTGTTCGCCGGGGTCGCTATCGCCGAGGCGCATCTCGCTGAGCGACGGCCCGACTGGCTGGCGTTGGCGAGCATGATCAGCTGGATCATCGTGCTGCTCGTCGGCGCGGTGAAGATCTGGCTGCCGCACCACATCGCCGAGTCGTACGGCTGGGTGGGCGCGAGGTTCTTCCAGTTCCTGCTGGTCATCGGCATCCTGCAGCTCGCGCTCGTGCACCTGCGCCTGTTCGTGCGGGCCTCGCGTCGCTATGTCACGACGTTCACCCGTGTGATCGTGATGGTCACGTTCGCGATGCTCGCGGGGCTGATTGCGATGCTCGTGTTCCACCTGAGCTTCCCTGACCAGTTCGTCTACGACGACCTGTACTGGCGGATCGTCATCGCACTGGCGATCCTCGCCGCCGTGGGCACCACGCTCATTCCGCTGCTCAACGCCCTGTTCGCCCCGCGAGCGACCCGCCCGCGCCCGGCGCCGGCAGCCATGGCTCCGCAGCAGATGTGGCCGACGTACGCCGACGGTCGTACCCCTCTGCCGGCTCTGCCCGACGGCAGCCCTGACTTCAACGCGTACTACACCGGCCGCCCGACCTACCCGCCGCAGCCGCAGTCGGCGAGCTTCCCGACCCTCGAGGCGGTGCAGCACCCTTACGGCGAGAGCGCAGGGGCTGGCATCACCTATCCGTACGGAGAGGCGCACGCAGGCCACGAGGGGCAAGCCGGATTCCCGCCGCCTCCGTCGGTCGCGCCGCGCGACGAACGGACTCCGGATGCCAGTGCCCCGGTCGCACAGGTGGCTGATCTGCACCGACAGGGCGATGCGCCGAATGCCCAGGCGGCTCCGCCGGCGCCTCCTGCTCCGTCGGCACCCCCTGCTCCGGCTGCCCCGCCCGCTCCGCCGGCACCCCCTGCTCCGCCGGCACCTCCTGCTCCGTCGGCTGTGCCTGCCCCGCCCGCTCCACCCGCCCCGCCCGTCCCGTCGGCTCGTGAGGACCAGCAGTGACAGCAGCGGAACTCGGCGCGCTCGCGGCAGACATCGCGCGGGAAGCGGGTGAACTGGCCCGCAGACGGAGAGCGGAAGGCGTCGCGCTCGCCGCGACCAAGTCCACCGTCGCCGACATCGTCACTGAGGCTGACCGCGAGGTCGAGCAGCTCATCCGCGAAAGGCTGCGGGCTGAGCGCCCCGCCGACGGCTTCCTCGGTGAGGAGACCGGCGCCGAACGAGGCACCAGCGGCTATACCTGGGTCGTCGACCCGATCGATGGCACGGTGAACTACGCCTACGGAATCCCCGGCTACTCAGTGAGCATCGCCGTCGTCGAGGACGAGCCCGAACCAGAGCGATGGGAGAGCGTCGCGGCTGCTGTGTGCGCGCCCGCGCTCGGCGAGCTGTTCACAGCCGTTCGCGGCGAGGGTGCGTGGCACGACGGGACACGCCTCGCGGTCACCACCGAGACCCCGGCCGGCGCGTTGCTCGGAACCGGGTTCGGCTACGACCCCTCGACCCACGAGGGGGACATCGCGACGGTGCAACGGGCGATGACCATCGCTCGCGACGTCCGCCGCATGGGGTCAGCAGCGATCGACCTGTCTTACCTCGCGGCCGGACGTCTCGACGGGTTCTTCGAGCGGGGCCTGAAGCCCTGGGACTACGCGGCCGGCGCCCTGCTGGTGCAGGAGGCCGGGGGACTGGTCTCCCGGTTCGACGTCAACGCGCCGCGACCCATGCTCATCGCCGGCGGCCGCAGTGTGCATGATCGGCTCTGCGATCTGATCGCCCCGAGCCGATGAGCGATATGTTCGGGCTCATGGCTTTTTCAGCCTGAGCACGGTATCGTTTATCCGATCGTTACTTTCGTTACCCGAACGGCGAGAGTGTCCCAACGATTCCCCCAGCTTGACCTGAAACACGAGAGACTTCGTTTTGCCCCCTGAGCACACTGTGAACGCCGCGGCCCCCACGCGTCGTTCCAATCGACTTCGCGCCGTCTCGGCGAATCCTGCGAACTCGACCGCTCCGCTTGAGGAGCAGGTCCCATCAGCAGCATCCGCCGTGGCCGCTGCCGCCGCAGTGACCGCGGCCGCTGTATCGGCCGCCGCGAGCAGCCGCCGCGCTCGCCGAATCGCCGCGACCGGCTCTCCCGAGGTGCGGCCGGTGGTCGAGCCTGAAGCCGTCGTCGCCGAACCCGCCGCCGTGATCGCCGAGATCGTCGCATCGGTCGCCGCCGCGGCTCCGTCGCCCGCTCCCGCAGTGCGTGACGAGACCCCCGCATCCGTCGCACCGGTCCCGGAGCCTGCCGCTCAGGCCGTCGTGAGCGACGAAGACGCGTTCGCCGCGGCGTCAGAGGCTTTCGGCTTCCAGCCCGTCGCCGATGACGCGGTCGACGAGGTTCCCGTCGCCACCGAGCCGGTCGTGGCCGGAGTCGTCGCACACGTCGCTCCCCGCCGCCCGCGTGCGCGCCGGTTCGTCGCTGCGGGCGCCAGCCTCGGCGTCATGGGCGTCGCAGGCCTCATCGCCGTGTCGATGACCCTCCCCGTCTCGGCCATCGCCGCATCTCAGGGCGGCGCCGCCACTTCGCTGGTCGCCTCTGAAACTGCGGCGCCCACCTCGGCCAAGGTCGGCGACGACGAGATCCAGGCGTTCGTCGCATCGTCCGATGTTCAGGATGAGGCGCTCGTGCGCTCGGACTCGTTCTCGACCGTCTCGCTCGCCGAGGTCGCCGCAGACGAGGGCATCCAGTTCTCGCAGAGCCTGTACACGAACGATCCCGAGGCGGCCATCCAGTGGCCGTTCAAGGTCGGCGTCGCGATGAGCTCGGGTTACGGTCAGCGCTGGGGCCGCCTGCACGCAGGTATCGACCTCGTGCCGGGCGCAGGTGCCCCCATCCAGGCCATCGCCGACGGCACGGTTCGCCTCGCGACCGAGTCCGGTGGCAACTACGGCGTCACGGCGTACGTCGATCACGTGATCGACGGCAAGCTCGTGACCAGCCACTACGCGCACATGCAGTACGGCTCCCTGAAGGTCAAGACCGGTCAGAAGATCAAGGTCGGCGACATCATCGGAAAGGTCGGAAACACCGGCCGCTCGTACGGTGCGCACCTGCATTTCGAGATCATCATCAACGGCACGACGGTCGATCCGCTGCCGTGGATGAAGCGAAACGCCGGCCGGTACGAGTACTAGGCCTCGATTTCGCGAGAGGTGCACTCAGGTGCTAATCTCATCTGGTTGCCCGGAAACGGGTAGCACGCCCCGATAGCTCAGTGGCAGAGCACTTCCATGGTAAGGAAGGGGTCGTCAGTTCAATCCTGACTCGGGGCTCGCAGCACTTCGGATCTCCATCCGAATGCCCTGCGGCAGGGTAGCTCAGTTGGTGAGAGCGCACGACTCATAATCGTGAGGTCGCGGGTTCAAGCCCCGCTCCTGCTACAGAATGAAACCCCCGGTGACGCCGGGGGTTTTGTCGTATCCGGCCCGTCGCCGAACGCCTTGCACAAAACGTTTTGCCCTCCTACGCTGGCGAACCATGAAGCTTCTCCAGCACGCCAGCACCGCGACGAGCGCCGCCGACGGCGGCCGTGAACTCGGCGCCGAGTTCGCCCCGCAGTTCCGAGAGAGCGTTCGGCTCTACCTCGAGCACTTCGACGAGCTCGGAATCCCGGCAGAGACCGTCCGCATCATCGCCGAGCGCTCGCACGCATCGCTCACCGCATGGGCCCCTGGCCTGGCCGCCGAGACCGAGGCCATCGCCGCCTCGACGGGCATCGAGCTGTGGCAGCTCGCATCCGTCGGCGCCCGCACCGAGATCCTCGGCATCGCCCCGGCCCGCAGCGCCGAGTGCTCGACGGCGGTCTTCACCGGCGGCGACACCGCCCCCGAGACCATGCAGACCTGGGACTGGCACGAGTTCCTCGTGCCGGAGGGCCTCATGCGCGCGTACGTGTCCGAGGCGGGCCTGAACGTGAAGCTCTTCACCGAGTTCGGCACCGCAGCCAAGATCGGCGTCAACGACGCGGGCGTCGGTCTGCACTTCAACATCCTGTCGCACGTCTCTGATTCCGATGTCGGGGGAGTGCCGGTGCACGCCGTCGCGAGGCGCGTGCTCGACGAGGCCGGCAGTCTCGACGATGCGATCCGCATCGCCCAGAGCGCCACGGTCAGCGCCTCCACAGTGCTGACCGTCTTCGAGTCCACCGCTGCAGGATCTCGTGCGGCCAGCCTCGAGCTGTCGCCCGCAGGCATGGCGATCGTGCAGCCTGGGCCCGATGGCTGGCTCTTCCACACCAACCACTTCCTCGACCCGCAGCTGGCCCAGGGCGACACCATGCCAGACAGCGCCGAGAGCGTGCAGCGCTACGAGCACCTCGACGGAGTGCGCGCGACGCTGGCCGGTCTGACGCCCGTGCAGCGCGCGGCTGCGGCATGCGGCATCGAGGGCGACGGCGCAGTCATCTGCATCCGTCCTGACGACTCCCTGCCACGACTCGACCAGTGGCAGACGCTGCTCACCATCTCCGTCGACGTTCCCGGCTTCGCGCTCGACTACTTCGCCGGCGACCCTGCCGAGGCGGCTGCCGAGGGCATGTCACGCCTCTGAGCCGGCCCGCCTGGTCGAGGCCCGCGCCCGCAGCTGCACCTTCGTGCGGCGCGGGCCGTCACAGGTCCCCGACTCCAGCAGCTGCACGAGCAGGTCGAGCAGCGCCTCGGCGGTCTCTGCGGGGCTGAACGAGAACGCGGAGATCGCGGGCTTCGCCATGCGCGCCTGCTCCGAGTCGGACGCCGCGAAGACCATCACGTCCCGCGGAACGACGACTCCCCGTGACTGCAGTTCGGCCTGCAGTCCAGCGGCATGGCGTCCTGTCATGCACAGCACGGCGTCCGGCATCCCGTCGGCGATGATGCGGCGCGCGACCTCGGCGCCGCCCTCGACTCCGCTTCCCTCAGGCTGGGTATAGCGACGCACCGCGGTGCCGGTGCGGGTGCACCACGCCTCATACTCATCGGCGTACTCGAGGTTCCAGGCATTGCGGTCGGTGCCGCTGACGAGCACGATGCTGCGCGCGCCGGCCGCCTCGAGATGGTGCAGCGCCTTGCGGGCGGCGTCGGCGTCGTCCTCTGACGCCCACGCGCGGTGCTCCCTTCCCGGCTCGCGACCATAGGTGACGTAGGGGATGCCTCTGCGCTCGAGTATCGCGGTGACCGGATCGTCTTCCTGCGGGGTCATCACGGCGTAGCCGTCGAGAGCGAATGCGAGGGGCGGCACCGCCTTGCCGCTGATGTCTGGCACGAGGGTCACGCTCAGTCCGCGCGCGAGGGCCTTGGCGGCGAAGATGCCGGCGAAGCGGTCGAACACGTACACCCCCTCGGGGGTGTAGTCGCCCAGCACGTCGAGGGAGCGGATCGCGAGCCCTACGGCGTCGATCCGCGATTGACGCATGCCACGGGCGAAGGCATCCGCCTGATAGCCGAGGTCCTCGGCGACTCGCCGCACCCGCTCGCGGGTCGCGGCGCTGACCGTTCCCTTGTCGTTGAGGGCGTGCGACACGGCGGTGATCGACACGCCGGCCTTCGCTGCCACGTCGCGAATGGTGACTCCTGAACGACGCATGCCACTCCCTCTCGTCCGAGTCGGATGCGTATTGGTCACCAGTGTTGCATAAAACGTTTTGCGTAACTAGCTTTGCCAGCGCCCCTCCACCGGACCCCGAACCGGTCCTTTCGCAGATTCAAGGACGAATTCCATGACGAACACTCAGACCGCGCCCGACGGTCGCGCCGAGGCTCCCGCCCGGCGCGTCACCGGATTGCGCACCTTCTTCATCTCCGGGCTCGGCACCGCGCTCGAGTTCTACGACTTCATCATCTACGGCTTCGCCGCGTCGCTCGTCTTCCCGCAGCTGTTCTTCCCGACCGAAGACCGCCTGGTCGGCACGCTGGTCGCCTTCGCGGCCTTCGGCGTCGGCTTCGTCGCCCGCCCGCTCGGCGGCATCGTCGTCGGGCACTTCGGCGACCGCATCGGCCGCAAGTCCATGCTCGTGCTGACACTGCTGCTCATGGGCATCAGCACCTTCCTGATCGGCTGCCTGCCGACGTACGACTCCGTCGGGGTGCTGGCGCCGATCCTCCTGATCGCGCTCCGCCTGGTGCAGGGCTTCGCGGCCGGCGGTGAGTGGGGCGGCGCGTCGCTGTTCGGCATCGAGAACGCTCCGGAGTCGCGCCGCGGACTGTGGGGCAGCTTCACCAGCATGGGCATCGGCCTGGGCAGCGTGTTCGGCACGATCGTGTTCCTCATCATCGCCGCGATCCCCGGGCTCAGCCTCGAAGACGGCGCCTGGCGCATCGCCTTCTGGCTGGGGGGTCTGCTGGTCGTCATCGGCCTGATCGCGCGCACCCGGATGCCTGATGAGAAGGTCGACAAGCAGGCCGCGCCGCGCGTGCCCCTGCTCGCGGCCATCCGGCGTCACCCGAAGCAGATGCTGCTCGCCATCGGCGTCGCGTTCGGCTACAACACCGTCGCCTACGTCGGCACGATCTTCGCCATGACCTACACGCTCAACCGCGGGTGGGACGACAACGAGACCCTCGTGTTCCAGCTGGTGGGCTCGGTCGGGTTCGTGACCGCTGCTCCTCTCATGGGGCTGCTGTCAGACCGCATCGGACGCAAGAAGGTCGTGATCGGCGGGTCGATCATCTACGGTCTGTTCTTCTTCGCGTTCCTCGGAACCGTCGACAGCGGCATCCTGCTCCTCGCCATCGTCGGCAACATCCTGATGAGCGTGTTCATGGCCATGCCGCAGGGCGTGATCCCGGCGTTCCTCGGCGAGCAGTTCTCGAAAGAGAGCCGCTACTCCTCGATCTCGACCACCTACCAGATCGGCGCCGCGCTCGGCGGTGGCACCGCAGCACCGGTCGCGACCGCGCTGTTCATCGCCTTCGACCGGGGCTCGCTCGGCGTCGGCCTCTACTCGGGAGCGGCGTGCGTGCTGCTCGCGCTGTGCGCGTGGGGGCTTCGCGAGACGTTCCGCACCCCGAGCGCGCAACTCGGCGAGCACTGACCCCACGCCGCTCTGACGCGAGACTTCCGTTCCAGCACGACACCTGCCCGCAGCGGCGCGGTCTCATGCTGGAGCGGAAGTCTCGGCATGAAGGCGGGGGCGGGCGGGCGAGTCAGATCACGCCGTCGTCTGCCTCGGCAGGCAGCTCCGACACGGGAATGACCACGACGTCCTGCACCTTCCAGTCGAGTCCGGCGATCATCGACGACGCGGCATCGACATCCGCCACCTTCACCCGGCCGCGGGCAGGCACGACGAACGCCTCGACCTGGAAGACCTGGCCGAGGTCGCGCACGCGCACGGCGGCATCCGTCACCCAGCCCTGCTCGCGAAGCTCCTGCACGATCCGGCCTGCGAGCGGATGCGCGCTCCTGTCGTCATAGGTCGTCGCGCGCTGATCCATCAGATCGAGCACGGCGCCCTTCGTGTTGCGCCAGCCATCCCACACGACGCCGAGAGAGATGAAGATGGCGGCCGCGCCGTCGAGCCACCAGGCTCCGACTCCGATGCCGAGCACGCCGACGATCGAGGCGACGTTGGTCTGCCAGTCGGCTTTCGCCATGTCGGCGTCGGCGTAGAGCAGCTTGTTGTGCAGCACGGGCGCGAGCCGCGCTTTCGCGGGCCCGTAGATGAAGACGGGGCCGACCACCACGACGACCATCACCGCGACCATCAGCCAGCCGAGCCAGATCGTCTGGCCGAAGATCCGCACGGTTCCGATGGTCGGATGCTCGCCCGTGACCAGTCCGATGACGGACTCGACCGCCAGATTGGCGCCGATCACGAGCAGGGCGACCCCGGCGACGAGATGTCCGACCCCCATCGCGCGGTGCAGGCCATAGGGGTGCCTGCGTGTGGGGCGTCGCCGCACGAAGATCAGCGCCACGAGAAAGGCGATCTGCGGCGTCAGCGAGAGCATGTCCTCGATCCACGCGGTGCGCATGGCCTGAGAGTTGCCGACCACCAGCGCGACGACGGCGATCGTCACGCTCGTGTAGCAGATGGTGAAGATCTCCCAGCGAACGGCGCTCTTCAGCGCCCTCTGCTGCTCGGGAGGCAGATCGGTGCGCCCGTACTGGTGATCGGCCCGATGCGAGGAGGTCACGAATCCACCTCCTTGTCGAGGAACCGCTCGAGGTCGCTGAGGAAGGCGTTCTCGCCGAGCGGTACGAGCATCACGATCTTGCGCCCGTCGGCACCGGGGATGCCGCTGTAGCCGCGAGTGATCCCGGCCTTGTCGATCCACGGCGTCTTCTCGGTGAAGCCCCCGACGATCAGATCGAGGTCGCCCGCCTCCAGCATCCCGACCAGCGTCTCCTCGCTGCCGACCGTCCACTCGGGCGAGGCGTCGAGCGTCTTGGCGAACTCGCCCGCGAGGTCGGGCAGCGGCCCGCTGGGCGTCGAGGTGCCGATGTCGACGAGGCCGTGGTCGGGTGAGGCGCCGATGCGCAGTTCGCCCCCGGTCACGTGCTCGAGAGTGCCGTCAGGGTCGGTAGGGACGCTGATTCCGCAGCCGCTGAGGGCGATCGCCAGCAGAAGGGCGCCGGCGGTCGACATGGTGCGACGTGTACGTCGGTTTCCGGTCACGGTTCTCATGATGGCGCTCCTGTGCGACGAACGGAACCCGGTGGACGCGAGCGAGGCGGTACCAGCGATACGTTCGTGGGGTTATCATTGGTACGTGACCACGAGGACAGCGATACTCGAGAAGGCGGCGGAACTGCTCGCGCGCTCGCCGTCGGGGGAGATCTCCACGCGCGCCGTCTGCGAGGCGGCCGGGGTCACGCAGCCGGTGCTGTACCGGCACTTCGGTGACAAAGACGGCCTGCTCGCCGCCGTCGCCGACCAGGTCTGGGGCGAGTACCTCGCTTCGAAGCGCGCGGCTGGGCACTCCGCCGATCCCCTCGACGACCTTCGCGCGGGGTGGGACAACCACACCGCGTTCGCGCTGCGGCATCCGCACGCCTACCGCCTCGTCTTCGCCTCGACCCTCGCCACCCGGCCCGCCGCGATGGCGGAGGCGATGGGGCTGCTCGAAGACGTGCTGCAGCGGCTCGCGTCGCAGGGTCGGCTGCGGATGCCCGCAGCCGATGCCGCCCGCATCGTCATGGCTGCGAACAGCGGAGTGGCCCTCGGGCTCATCCTGCGTCCGGAGAGCTATCCGGATGCCACGGCTTCCGCCTCGACGAGGGATGCCGTGCTCCGCTCTCTGGTCGTCGACGGCGTGCCGCCGAGCGACCCCGTCTCCGCGGCGGCGACGACTGTCGCCGCCCGCCTCGGAACCTCCGAGGCTTTCACGCCCGCAGAGCGCGACCTGCTCGCCGAATGGCTGCAGCGGCTCGTCTGACCATCGCCCGACAAGAGAAGAAGAACACATGAGCACCACCTCCAGCACCCGCGTCGCTCTCGTCACCGGCGCCTCCGGAGGCATCGGCAGGGCCGTCGCCCAGCGGCTCGCCACCGATGGCCTCGCGGTGGCCGTCCACTACGCGGGCAACGAGTCCGCGGCCGACGCCCTCGTCGCCGAGATCATCGAGAACGGCGGACAGACCGTCGCCGTCGGAGGAGACGTCGCCGACGAGCAGGCCATGCAGGCCGCGTTCGACGCCGCCGAGCACGCGTTCGGGGGCATCGACGTCGTCGTCAACACGGCCGGCGTGATGGTCCTCGGCTCGATCGCCGACTACTCGCTCGACGACTTCGACCGCATCGTTCGCACCAACCTGCGCGGCAGTTTCGTCGTCTCGCAGCTGGCTGCGAAGCACATGCGCGCCGGTGGAGCGATCATCAACTTCTCGACCAGCGTCACCCGCACGCAGTTCCCGACCTACGGGCCCTACGTCGCCACCAAGGCGGCGGTCGAGAGCCTGTCGCTGATCCTCGCGCGCGAACTGCGCGGGCGCGACATCACGGTCAACACCGTCGCTCCCGGCCCCACGGCGACACCGCTGTTCCTCGAGGGCAAGAGCGACGAGGCGGTGCAGGGTCTCGCGAAGGCCGTTCCGCTCGAGCGGCTCGGTGAGCCCTCTGACATCGCCGAGACCGTCGCCTTCCTCGCCGGCCCGGCGCGCTGGGTGAACGGCCAGACGATCTTCGCGAACGGCGGTCTGGCATGAGCACAGCTCTCATCGTGGGGTGCGGCGATCTCGGCACCGAGATCGGCCTCCGCCTGCACGCGATGGGCGAACGGGTGATCGGCTGGCGCCGCACCCCGCCCGCCGCCTCGACCTCGGGCATCGAGTTCGAGGCGATCGACATCACGGTCGGCGCCGCCTGGCCCGGTGCCGAACTGCTGGTGATCGCGGCGGCGCCTGGCCGCGGTGACGACTATGAGCACACCTACCTCACCGGGCTTGATCGAGTGCTGCAGTCCATGGATGCCGCGGACGCGGCACCCCGGCGCGCCCTGCTCGTCTCGTCGACGGCCGTGTACGGATCGATGTCGGGCGTGGTCGACGAGACGACGCCCATCCCCGCGCCTGAGGGGCGCGCGGCAGTGCTGCTCGAGGCCGAGCGCCGGTTCCTCGACTTCTTCGCCGGACGGTCGACGGATGCTGTCGTGCTGCGCCTCGGCGGCATCTACGGACCGGGACGCACGCGCCTGATCGACCTGGTGCGTGACGGGCGCGCGGTGATCCCGCAGACGTCAGCGATCACGAACCGCATCCACCGAGACGACGCCGCAGCGGCTGCCGTGCACCTGCTCACCAGGCCGGGGCCACCCGAACAGCTGTATCTCGGCGTCGATGAGGCGCCCGCCGAGCTCGGCGAGGTGCTGCGGTTCATCGCCGGCAGGCTCGGGATGCCCGAGCCTCCCACCGGTGACGTCGAGCGCACACGGGGAGGGGCGCGACGCTGCTCCAACGCCCGGCTCCTGGCATCCGGATTCCGCTTCCGCTTTCCCGACCACGAGAGCGGCTACGGCCATCTGCTCACCGACGGTCGTCGCCGTCATCCCTGACGACACACCGGTGCTGCGGAGGGCCACGGACCCGGCGGGTGGATTCGAACGGGCCGGCGGCGTCGATAAACTGGAGCGTGTGACTGGCGCGCGTGCCGAGGCGGCATACTCTCGCTCCCTCGCGGCTTTCCGTACGCCGACGCTGGGGCTGCTTCACGGTCGCCAGGCGCCCTTCGTCATCGCCGCGCTTTCGATGCTGTTCTCTGCCGAGCGCCCCTCCGTTCCCGTCGCCGACGCGCATGCGGAGGTCGCCGAGGCGCTCGATGAGCTGCGCTCGGCTGGTCACGACGATGACGACCGGCGCATTC is a window of Microbacterium esteraromaticum DNA encoding:
- a CDS encoding inositol monophosphatase family protein; translated protein: MTAAELGALAADIAREAGELARRRRAEGVALAATKSTVADIVTEADREVEQLIRERLRAERPADGFLGEETGAERGTSGYTWVVDPIDGTVNYAYGIPGYSVSIAVVEDEPEPERWESVAAAVCAPALGELFTAVRGEGAWHDGTRLAVTTETPAGALLGTGFGYDPSTHEGDIATVQRAMTIARDVRRMGSAAIDLSYLAAGRLDGFFERGLKPWDYAAGALLVQEAGGLVSRFDVNAPRPMLIAGGRSVHDRLCDLIAPSR
- a CDS encoding M23 family metallopeptidase; this translates as MAAAAAVTAAAVSAAASSRRARRIAATGSPEVRPVVEPEAVVAEPAAVIAEIVASVAAAAPSPAPAVRDETPASVAPVPEPAAQAVVSDEDAFAAASEAFGFQPVADDAVDEVPVATEPVVAGVVAHVAPRRPRARRFVAAGASLGVMGVAGLIAVSMTLPVSAIAASQGGAATSLVASETAAPTSAKVGDDEIQAFVASSDVQDEALVRSDSFSTVSLAEVAADEGIQFSQSLYTNDPEAAIQWPFKVGVAMSSGYGQRWGRLHAGIDLVPGAGAPIQAIADGTVRLATESGGNYGVTAYVDHVIDGKLVTSHYAHMQYGSLKVKTGQKIKVGDIIGKVGNTGRSYGAHLHFEIIINGTTVDPLPWMKRNAGRYEY
- a CDS encoding C45 family autoproteolytic acyltransferase/hydolase; the encoded protein is MKLLQHASTATSAADGGRELGAEFAPQFRESVRLYLEHFDELGIPAETVRIIAERSHASLTAWAPGLAAETEAIAASTGIELWQLASVGARTEILGIAPARSAECSTAVFTGGDTAPETMQTWDWHEFLVPEGLMRAYVSEAGLNVKLFTEFGTAAKIGVNDAGVGLHFNILSHVSDSDVGGVPVHAVARRVLDEAGSLDDAIRIAQSATVSASTVLTVFESTAAGSRAASLELSPAGMAIVQPGPDGWLFHTNHFLDPQLAQGDTMPDSAESVQRYEHLDGVRATLAGLTPVQRAAAACGIEGDGAVICIRPDDSLPRLDQWQTLLTISVDVPGFALDYFAGDPAEAAAEGMSRL
- a CDS encoding LacI family DNA-binding transcriptional regulator produces the protein MAAKAGVSITAVSHALNDKGTVSAATRERVRRVAEDLGYQADAFARGMRQSRIDAVGLAIRSLDVLGDYTPEGVYVFDRFAGIFAAKALARGLSVTLVPDISGKAVPPLAFALDGYAVMTPQEDDPVTAILERRGIPYVTYGREPGREHRAWASEDDADAARKALHHLEAAGARSIVLVSGTDRNAWNLEYADEYEAWCTRTGTAVRRYTQPEGSGVEGGAEVARRIIADGMPDAVLCMTGRHAAGLQAELQSRGVVVPRDVMVFAASDSEQARMAKPAISAFSFSPAETAEALLDLLVQLLESGTCDGPRRTKVQLRARASTRRAGSEA
- a CDS encoding MFS transporter, yielding MTNTQTAPDGRAEAPARRVTGLRTFFISGLGTALEFYDFIIYGFAASLVFPQLFFPTEDRLVGTLVAFAAFGVGFVARPLGGIVVGHFGDRIGRKSMLVLTLLLMGISTFLIGCLPTYDSVGVLAPILLIALRLVQGFAAGGEWGGASLFGIENAPESRRGLWGSFTSMGIGLGSVFGTIVFLIIAAIPGLSLEDGAWRIAFWLGGLLVVIGLIARTRMPDEKVDKQAAPRVPLLAAIRRHPKQMLLAIGVAFGYNTVAYVGTIFAMTYTLNRGWDDNETLVFQLVGSVGFVTAAPLMGLLSDRIGRKKVVIGGSIIYGLFFFAFLGTVDSGILLLAIVGNILMSVFMAMPQGVIPAFLGEQFSKESRYSSISTTYQIGAALGGGTAAPVATALFIAFDRGSLGVGLYSGAACVLLALCAWGLRETFRTPSAQLGEH
- a CDS encoding cation transporter, which produces MTSSHRADHQYGRTDLPPEQQRALKSAVRWEIFTICYTSVTIAVVALVVGNSQAMRTAWIEDMLSLTPQIAFLVALIFVRRRPTRRHPYGLHRAMGVGHLVAGVALLVIGANLAVESVIGLVTGEHPTIGTVRIFGQTIWLGWLMVAVMVVVVVGPVFIYGPAKARLAPVLHNKLLYADADMAKADWQTNVASIVGVLGIGVGAWWLDGAAAIFISLGVVWDGWRNTKGAVLDLMDQRATTYDDRSAHPLAGRIVQELREQGWVTDAAVRVRDLGQVFQVEAFVVPARGRVKVADVDAASSMIAGLDWKVQDVVVIPVSELPAEADDGVI
- a CDS encoding TetR family transcriptional regulator, with the protein product MTTRTAILEKAAELLARSPSGEISTRAVCEAAGVTQPVLYRHFGDKDGLLAAVADQVWGEYLASKRAAGHSADPLDDLRAGWDNHTAFALRHPHAYRLVFASTLATRPAAMAEAMGLLEDVLQRLASQGRLRMPAADAARIVMAANSGVALGLILRPESYPDATASASTRDAVLRSLVVDGVPPSDPVSAAATTVAARLGTSEAFTPAERDLLAEWLQRLV
- a CDS encoding SDR family oxidoreductase, with amino-acid sequence MSTTSSTRVALVTGASGGIGRAVAQRLATDGLAVAVHYAGNESAADALVAEIIENGGQTVAVGGDVADEQAMQAAFDAAEHAFGGIDVVVNTAGVMVLGSIADYSLDDFDRIVRTNLRGSFVVSQLAAKHMRAGGAIINFSTSVTRTQFPTYGPYVATKAAVESLSLILARELRGRDITVNTVAPGPTATPLFLEGKSDEAVQGLAKAVPLERLGEPSDIAETVAFLAGPARWVNGQTIFANGGLA
- a CDS encoding NAD-dependent epimerase/dehydratase family protein, producing the protein MSTALIVGCGDLGTEIGLRLHAMGERVIGWRRTPPAASTSGIEFEAIDITVGAAWPGAELLVIAAAPGRGDDYEHTYLTGLDRVLQSMDAADAAPRRALLVSSTAVYGSMSGVVDETTPIPAPEGRAAVLLEAERRFLDFFAGRSTDAVVLRLGGIYGPGRTRLIDLVRDGRAVIPQTSAITNRIHRDDAAAAAVHLLTRPGPPEQLYLGVDEAPAELGEVLRFIAGRLGMPEPPTGDVERTRGGARRCSNARLLASGFRFRFPDHESGYGHLLTDGRRRHP